Proteins encoded in a region of the Bacteroidota bacterium genome:
- the rimM gene encoding ribosome maturation factor RimM (Essential for efficient processing of 16S rRNA) encodes MAKTKLVFIGKSIKPHGVKGDLLIEAQGFDVENFLELESVFVDVGGEPVPFFIDSAFVHSSTTLIVKFEDVDTEKKARSLCGFKLLIPARERVSPESESLEDVSFSEIRGYTLVDKKYGELGELSRVIEYPNNPLFQVFYKGKEILIPINEETVLKVNHRKEIIYVSLPEGLMDL; translated from the coding sequence ATGGCAAAAACAAAACTTGTTTTTATTGGTAAATCCATCAAACCTCATGGGGTAAAAGGCGATCTTTTAATTGAAGCCCAAGGATTTGATGTAGAAAACTTTTTAGAATTGGAATCGGTTTTCGTCGATGTAGGCGGAGAACCGGTTCCTTTTTTTATTGATTCTGCGTTCGTTCATAGTTCCACCACCCTTATTGTTAAGTTTGAAGATGTGGACACAGAAAAAAAGGCCAGAAGCTTATGTGGCTTTAAATTATTGATTCCCGCAAGGGAGAGGGTTAGCCCCGAAAGTGAAAGCCTGGAGGATGTTTCCTTCTCCGAAATCAGGGGATATACCCTGGTTGATAAAAAATACGGCGAATTAGGCGAACTGTCAAGAGTTATTGAATATCCCAACAACCCATTATTCCAAGTCTTTTATAAGGGCAAAGAAATCCTCATTCCTATAAATGAAGAAACCGTTTTAAAGGTGAATCACAGGAAAGAGATTATTTATGTTTCATTGCCTGAAGGCCTGATGGATTTATAA
- a CDS encoding L-threonylcarbamoyladenylate synthase, translated as MIAEEIENALKVLKSGGTILYPTDTIWGLGCDATNAEAVSKIFKIKKRDDSKSMLVLIDSLEHISNYVKEVPSIAYDLIEVAENPLTIIYPNAKNLAANLIPPEGTIGIRIVKDDFCCQLIKKFNKPIVSTSANISGMPFPKSFREISAELLQEVDYVVKWRQNEPPSSAKPSSIIKLEVNGEIKIIRK; from the coding sequence ATGATAGCTGAAGAGATTGAAAATGCGCTAAAAGTTTTAAAGTCAGGTGGGACTATCCTCTATCCCACCGATACCATCTGGGGCTTGGGTTGCGATGCCACCAATGCGGAAGCAGTTAGCAAAATTTTTAAAATAAAAAAAAGGGATGATTCCAAAAGTATGCTCGTCCTTATAGATAGTCTGGAACACATCTCCAATTATGTCAAAGAAGTGCCCTCCATTGCCTATGATCTGATTGAAGTAGCTGAAAATCCGCTGACTATTATTTACCCAAATGCAAAAAATCTTGCAGCCAACTTAATTCCACCGGAAGGTACTATTGGAATCAGAATAGTAAAAGATGATTTTTGCTGTCAACTCATTAAAAAGTTCAATAAACCGATTGTATCAACTTCGGCCAACATCAGTGGCATGCCTTTCCCTAAAAGTTTTCGGGAAATTTCTGCTGAATTGTTGCAGGAAGTGGATTATGTGGTCAAATGGAGGCAAAACGAACCCCCTTCTTCAGCAAAACCTTCCAGCATCATTAAACTGGAAGTTAACGGGGAAATTAAGATCATCCGGAAATAA